Below is a window of Micromonas commoda chromosome 14, complete sequence DNA.
ATCCACCGCCTGTACGGCgtcaaggctgccgcggacgcgtccgggcGCAAGATCGCCTTCGTTGGCATGTCCCTGAACACCTACctcgaggctgcgaagaagGCTGGGATCCACCCGATCGAtcccgacgagctcgtccccgcggaggagattGAAAACGTCAACCCCAACGAGCTCATCGTCGTCACCACCGGGTCACAgggcgaggaccgcgcgcagctggcgcaggcggcgttcggcggcTCACGTTTGCTCACCCTACAACCCGACGATCTCCTCCTGTACAGCGCCAAGATGATCCCGGGCAACGAGAAGCGCGTGATGCGAATGATgaacgccatcgcggcgcggggcccgCAAATCGCGATGAAGCGAGAAGACGGGCTTCACTCCTCCGGCCACGCGTaccgcgacgagctggaGGAGATCCTCAAGATGCTAAACCCCGAGCACTTCCTCCCGGTGCACGGCGAGTACGCCTTCCTGAAGGAGCACGAGCTGCTGGCGAGGGAGTGCGGCGTGCGGCACTCGACGGTTATCGGCAACGGCCAGATGCTGGGCGTGACCCCGCTTCGCAACGGCAGGTCgcacggcaccctcggcaacctccacctcctcggcgaggcccgcCTGCAGACCATGTTCAACGACGGAGGCAAGGGAAGCGGCACGAGCGAGGACCTCGCCATCGAGGAGCGCATGCGGATCGCCACCGagggcatcgtcgtcgtcgacctcgaggtTTTCGACAACCCACCCGCCCaagacgcccccgccgccgacgccgacgccgacgccgacgcccccgacggcgaacgacgcggcggcgggtacatgaccgcgagggcgcgcgtcACCTCGCGGTCCATGTGGACGGACGAGGGTCGAATGCTCGCCAAGattcgcgacgccgcggagagaTCCGTGCAGGCGCTCGAGTCGGGCGCCAGGCTCAGCGCCGTGGAGCGAAcgtgcgcctccgccgtgaGGTTCGAGGCGAGGGCGTACAGCGGCAAGCGAccggacgtcatcgtcgtcgcgcaccgcGGGCAGGGCTCGCCGAGCGATCTGGCGAGGCTGGATAACGCCATGtcgacggcgggcggcggagtgCCGGGGGACGACCGGGGCGGGATGGTCGGAGCCTCTGGGACCAAATACAGGCCGAGGCAGGCGAGGAGggacaccgcgccgaggaacgTGCGGCCGTTGCGAGGCCCGgggtcggcgcgaggggacggcggcggcggggcgaggcaCATGCGCCGCGATACGGAGTATCAGTGAGGAGCGGcccgggcggggggcggcggggggaacTTGGAATTGGAATGGAATCGGGCCGAGACTTTGTATCGTATCGcagtcgccgcctcctcggccgcgtccaACCACCGACGAGCTTCACCGCCCATCGTGTACGTCgtgaccgcgaccgcggcgtccgtcaccCCACCCGCCGTCCACCCGTCGGTCCCGGCTGCGGTCGCGGGTGTACGGGTgcggtcgccgtccgcggtctCCGTCTCTgtctcgtcgtccatctcgatctccgccgcgccgcccgcgatccCTCGAATCGTCGCGCTCCCTcgagccgtcgcgtcccctcCGCTCGTCCCCCCTTCGCGTCTCCCGATCCCGCTCCCGATCCCactcgcgcgacgtccgcggcggcgacggccccacccgccgtccgtccgccgccggtcccctcggcgagcgaaaggggctcctcggcgggcgcgtcgacagctgcgccgcgtgcgccgcgtgccATTCCCGAATCTTCTTCCAGCCGACGTAGTTACGCCCCGCGTAGTGCCCGCTCGTGTCCGactccggcgtcgcgtccttgGTCACGATGGCGCCACTCACGGGGCACACCTTCTGGTGGTCCGTGCCGCGGCTCTGCTCCTTTCGATACTGCTCCAGGTCCTTCTCCGAtgccgcgcggacggcatCCGCCTCGGCTATCAACTTTTGGCACTCGTCCACGAGTCCGGCCTCGCCCGCCTCTTCGCTAGCGCGCATCTTGGCGTCGACCCGCGTCTGCCAGCCCACCTTGCGCTCGGCGACCTtatcctcgacgcgtcgcgcgtgcgcTTCGAGCTGCTCCCGCGCG
It encodes the following:
- the LUC7 gene encoding U1 snRNA associated protein (Has LUC7 N_terminus domain. This family contains the N terminal region of several LUC7 protein homologues and only contains eukaryotic proteins), whose protein sequence is MASDFAAMLDEMMGPERNIDLDKVTGKRRRFDDEDVDRHFLVGCSPYQLFQGSKKNIGYLDEFARHVGMDPARNSRMVCDEACKAEYEALPQTEKDRLGWERDTFFLLGFLIKRCDDRVRNAREQLEAHARRVEDKVAERKVGWQTRVDAKMRASEEAGEAGLVDECQKLIAEADAVRAASEKDLEQYRKEQSRGTDHQKVCPVSGAIVTKDATPESDTSGHYAGRNYVGWKKIREWHAAHAAQLSTRPPRSPFRSPRGPAADGRRVGPSPPRTSREWDRERDRETRRGDERRGRDGSRERDDSRDRGRRGGDRDGRRDRDGDRGRRPHPYTRDRSRDRRVDGGWGDGRRGRGHDVHDGR
- a CDS encoding predicted protein, giving the protein MACHVGGRPGLLSFRRGSMAGSSLGRAAVRSDAGVDAFARGVGEITAQEGQRGRGRGGGRGGGRGRGRGRGRGRGGRGFKLRQSSDGKSHLGTTLRYQDNKPFPDHLATSPAYPDALTSPIDPSPGGLVDDAPIKFLPLGGLGEIGMNCALVGTENRYVLLDAGLMFPDHEELGIQKVLPDVSFLARWRDKVEAVLITHGHEDHIGALPWVIPALDPDTPVYAGLFTMQLIQRRMKEFNLWGDGSRFKVIDMGERFDAGPFEMEAVRVTHSIPDCCGLIFRCAAGTVVHTGDWKIDENPVDGLNFDREQFERVGKEGVTLMMSDSTNVLSPGRTISESLIRDSMVQKVLGHNGRIITTQFASNIHRLYGVKAAADASGRKIAFVGMSLNTYLEAAKKAGIHPIDPDELVPAEEIENVNPNELIVVTTGSQGEDRAQLAQAAFGGSRLLTLQPDDLLLYSAKMIPGNEKRVMRMMNAIAARGPQIAMKREDGLHSSGHAYRDELEEILKMLNPEHFLPVHGEYAFLKEHELLARECGVRHSTVIGNGQMLGVTPLRNGRSHGTLGNLHLLGEARLQTMFNDGGKGSGTSEDLAIEERMRIATEGIVVVDLEVFDNPPAQDAPAADADADADAPDGERRGGGYMTARARVTSRSMWTDEGRMLAKIRDAAERSVQALESGARLSAVERTCASAVRFEARAYSGKRPDVIVVAHRGQGSPSDLARLDNAMSTAGGGVPGDDRGGMVGASGTKYRPRQARRDTAPRNVRPLRGPGSARGDGGGGARHMRRDTEYQ